A single Sulfurimonas aquatica DNA region contains:
- a CDS encoding manganese-dependent inorganic pyrophosphatase, whose amino-acid sequence MSTYVFGHTSPDSDSIVGSISLSYLKNQLGEDCIPTRQGEISAETKFILKQFGYESKVPELKTSVAGENVYIIDFSDKAQAPADIMEATILGIVDHHKLGDLTTSTPLECWIRPIGCSNTVVYEMYRAYDVEIPKDIAGMMMLAILSDTVIFKSPTCTKVDTKAVKELAKIAGVEDYKSIAMDMFIAKSAVDGATARNLNTRDYKAFDMNGVKVGVNQLEMVDISVLESREDEIMADMKVMKEEEGLHTILVLLTDIMKEGSKLLVVSDDDSRIEAAFGVKLENSKVWLDGVLSRKKQVIPFVQPQF is encoded by the coding sequence ATGTCAACATATGTTTTTGGACACACAAGTCCCGATAGTGATTCTATAGTAGGATCTATTTCTCTTTCATACTTAAAAAATCAACTTGGTGAAGATTGTATACCGACTCGCCAGGGAGAAATATCTGCCGAAACAAAATTTATTTTAAAACAGTTTGGATATGAATCAAAGGTGCCTGAACTTAAAACTTCAGTAGCTGGAGAAAATGTTTACATTATAGATTTTTCAGATAAAGCACAGGCTCCTGCAGACATTATGGAAGCTACTATTCTTGGTATAGTTGATCATCATAAACTTGGTGATTTAACAACATCTACGCCTTTAGAGTGCTGGATAAGACCTATTGGCTGCTCTAACACAGTTGTTTATGAAATGTATAGAGCCTATGATGTAGAGATTCCAAAAGATATAGCTGGAATGATGATGCTTGCTATCTTAAGCGATACTGTTATCTTTAAGTCACCAACATGTACAAAAGTTGATACAAAAGCAGTAAAAGAACTTGCAAAAATTGCAGGTGTTGAAGATTATAAATCTATAGCGATGGATATGTTTATTGCAAAATCAGCTGTAGATGGTGCAACAGCTAGAAATCTAAATACAAGAGATTACAAAGCTTTTGACATGAATGGCGTTAAGGTTGGCGTTAATCAGCTTGAGATGGTTGATATCTCCGTACTAGAGTCTCGCGAAGATGAGATAATGGCAGATATGAAAGTTATGAAAGAAGAAGAGGGACTCCATACTATTTTAGTTCTTTTAACAGACATAATGAAAGAGGGATCAAAACTTCTAGTAGTAAGCGATGATGACTCTAGGATAGAAGCTGCGTTTGGCGTAAAACTAGAAAACTCAAAAGTATGGCTTGATGGTGTTTTAAGTAGAAAAAAACAAGTTATACCTTTTGTTCAACCTCAGTTCTAA
- a CDS encoding ATP-binding response regulator, which produces MILNTLSIFLIVLIVFLLLGVLLLGIKNKKQKIEIKAFDEKVQRLSSEIQSNEKEISELRLKSNTSYASSQISKIENLTSELEKYKTYLEEEKIKSQEAKMKQYDFMSDVREEVKSNVEPILTFVDLLSVDIKEMNLLHYLKSIARSSQKILLFMDNTIEIAKLELGSVEVQNRVVDIQNLFYTLIEEHQPSADAKNLDFSLEIDENMPNSLIMDDQKVKDILNNLIENAIKFTPEGYVKVKLMVNNLDTRKNEVDILVSVEDSGVGIARENQNKIFEIFDAKENAHVAENRTSGLGLCLNKKIAKLMNGDITFRSELSKGSTFKLLLKGVEIVLYSAKDKIDEENVNFSFIKPEGGKIMVIDESLEDRNTIEQSFIQTAVKVFAYEHPREAIVAFKENKFDIVFIDLEVLVGDDSAVSKVIAKMSKAPVVTITSRSLKNVEFIDSGVNVVGHLQRPISKMELFKISIKTLNLMHLMSTPVNINIKQSDLESVDIKKSKEFLSVHYSELEAIYQEARSTNDLSVIQLFSETLLKLAFKYKIKIFSDFAKELLEHTERFDIDSINTMMESYSGMIKKLESL; this is translated from the coding sequence ATGATTTTAAATACTTTATCTATTTTTTTAATAGTTCTAATCGTTTTTCTTTTACTTGGTGTACTTCTACTAGGCATTAAAAACAAAAAACAAAAAATAGAGATTAAAGCCTTTGATGAAAAGGTTCAAAGATTAAGCAGTGAGATTCAATCTAATGAAAAAGAGATTTCAGAGCTTCGTTTAAAATCAAACACAAGTTATGCAAGTAGTCAAATTAGTAAAATTGAGAACCTAACGTCTGAGTTAGAAAAATATAAAACTTATCTTGAAGAAGAGAAGATTAAATCTCAAGAAGCAAAAATGAAACAGTATGATTTCATGTCAGACGTAAGAGAAGAAGTTAAATCCAATGTTGAACCAATATTGACCTTTGTAGATCTTTTATCTGTCGATATAAAAGAGATGAATTTACTACACTACTTAAAAAGTATAGCAAGATCATCTCAAAAAATCCTTCTTTTTATGGATAACACAATAGAGATAGCAAAACTTGAGTTGGGTTCGGTGGAGGTTCAAAACAGAGTTGTGGATATACAAAACCTGTTTTACACGCTTATTGAAGAGCATCAACCCAGTGCTGATGCTAAAAACCTTGATTTTTCTTTAGAGATTGATGAAAATATGCCAAATTCATTAATTATGGATGATCAAAAAGTAAAAGATATTTTGAACAACTTGATAGAAAATGCAATAAAATTCACACCTGAGGGATATGTCAAAGTTAAATTAATGGTTAACAATCTTGACACAAGAAAAAATGAAGTAGATATACTTGTGAGTGTTGAAGATTCTGGTGTTGGAATAGCAAGGGAAAATCAGAATAAAATTTTTGAAATTTTTGATGCAAAAGAGAATGCACATGTAGCAGAGAACAGAACTTCGGGTCTAGGTCTGTGTTTGAATAAAAAAATAGCAAAACTTATGAATGGAGATATCACTTTTAGAAGTGAACTCTCAAAAGGTTCAACATTTAAACTTTTACTAAAAGGTGTAGAGATAGTCCTTTATAGTGCAAAAGATAAGATTGATGAGGAAAATGTTAACTTTTCATTCATAAAGCCTGAGGGTGGAAAGATAATGGTCATTGATGAGTCCCTTGAGGACAGAAATACAATTGAGCAGAGTTTCATACAAACTGCTGTAAAAGTATTTGCCTATGAGCATCCTCGTGAAGCTATAGTAGCATTTAAAGAGAATAAGTTTGATATAGTCTTTATAGATCTTGAAGTATTAGTTGGAGATGATAGTGCTGTCTCTAAAGTAATAGCAAAAATGAGTAAGGCACCCGTTGTTACTATTACGTCTAGAAGTTTGAAAAATGTAGAGTTTATAGATTCGGGAGTTAATGTTGTAGGACATTTACAACGTCCAATTTCGAAGATGGAACTCTTTAAGATTTCTATTAAAACTTTAAATCTGATGCATCTTATGTCTACTCCTGTAAATATTAATATAAAACAGAGTGATCTTGAGAGTGTTGATATTAAAAAGTCAAAAGAGTTTCTAAGTGTTCACTACAGTGAGCTTGAAGCAATATACCAAGAAGCTCGTTCAACTAATGACTTAAGTGTTATACAACTTTTTAGCGAAACCCTTTTAAAGTTGGCGTTTAAGTACAAAATCAAGATTTTCTCGGATTTTGCAAAAGAACTTTTAGAGCATACTGAGAGGTTTGACATCGATTCTATTAACACTATGATGGAGAGTTATAGTGGTATGATAAAAAAGTTAGAAAGTTTATAA
- a CDS encoding response regulator, with the protein MKSKNEILIVNEVSENIKIAINILKSSSYNFSYALSSKQAIEILKSKRFDLIILDVVMPDIDGFALCKIIKNSPSIRETPVIFFTDKIDIESVEHGFEVGAVDYIKKPFHPVELQSRVKSHIELYKHKKELNKKSDYLAGEIKVVKDKYSSDLLFAQKEIMSILTELIQSDAENNASHNHRVALMARKLASLEGNLTQQEIDILYICAPLYDIGKILIDKKILNKHDKLSDEEIEIMKGHTTLADGILRKSQIESIQAVRVIAHQHHENYDGTGYPQALSGDEIHIFARIVSICDVLESLTHASPFRKAWSFEEASKYIIESSGTKFDPRLVDIFSTHLEMFKEITEEEST; encoded by the coding sequence ATGAAGAGTAAAAACGAAATTTTAATAGTCAATGAAGTTAGTGAAAATATTAAGATAGCTATCAACATACTAAAAAGCAGTTCTTATAACTTCTCTTATGCACTTAGTTCAAAGCAGGCTATAGAAATCCTTAAGTCTAAAAGATTTGATTTAATAATCTTAGATGTTGTGATGCCTGATATTGATGGCTTTGCATTATGTAAAATTATCAAAAACTCCCCATCCATAAGAGAAACTCCAGTTATATTTTTTACAGATAAGATTGACATTGAGTCAGTTGAACATGGTTTCGAAGTTGGAGCCGTTGATTATATAAAAAAACCTTTTCATCCCGTAGAACTTCAATCTCGAGTAAAGAGTCATATTGAGCTCTATAAGCATAAAAAAGAGTTAAATAAAAAGAGCGATTATCTTGCAGGTGAAATTAAAGTAGTAAAAGATAAATACTCTTCAGATCTACTTTTTGCTCAAAAAGAGATAATGTCTATCTTAACAGAACTTATTCAGTCAGATGCAGAAAATAATGCAAGTCATAACCATCGTGTTGCTCTTATGGCAAGAAAATTGGCATCACTTGAAGGTAATTTGACACAACAAGAGATTGATATTTTATATATTTGTGCACCTCTTTATGACATCGGCAAGATACTTATTGATAAAAAAATCTTAAATAAACATGACAAATTAAGTGATGAAGAGATTGAGATTATGAAGGGGCATACAACATTAGCTGATGGAATTTTAAGAAAATCACAGATTGAGTCTATACAGGCTGTGCGAGTGATCGCTCACCAGCATCATGAAAACTATGATGGTACTGGCTACCCACAAGCTTTAAGTGGAGATGAAATCCATATTTTTGCCAGAATTGTTTCTATCTGTGATGTTTTAGAGTCCTTAACTCATGCGAGTCCATTTAGGAAAGCTTGGAGTTTTGAAGAGGCTTCAAAGTATATTATAGAATCAAGTGGTACAAAATTTGATCCGCGTTTAGTAGATATTTTTAGTACTCATCTTGAAATGTTTAAAGAAATTACAGAAGAAGAGAGTACATGA